In the genome of Candidatus Melainabacteria bacterium, the window AACGCCGGGAGCGGTGGCAATCCACAACGCCGGACCACGGAGCAAGCATTCGGCGACAAGTTGCATACCTACACCATTGTCGATGCCATCAATGACAAGAATGTCCTTCCTTTTCGAATCGACTATATCAATACCATAAGAACCGCAGCAAACGTCCGCGACAAAAAGGTGTCGGCCATCGACAAAGAGCGGGCACTACTCGCCAAGAAACGCATCACTCAAATAGTGGGATATATCCGTGAACACTTCGACCAGAAAACGAAGCGCGGTGGCAATACTGTCTATCAGCACGGAATAGTGACAAATGTAGAAGAGGTTATCGCCAGCAGAAATAAGATTGAAGAAATCCGGCGTAGCCAGCGAGTCAGTGGATTCAATTCCATTTTTGCCACGGCATCTATCGACGCCGCGAAACGCTACTATGCTGAATTCACTAGCCAACAGCAAGACATCCCAATTGCTCAGAAGCTGAAGATCGGATTGATCTACAGCTTCGCCGTCAATGATGACGATGAGGACGGTCTTCTCGGCGAGGAAGAGTTCGAGACCGAAGGGCTGGACCAGAGCTCGCGGGATTTTCTGGAGGCTGCTATCAAAGACTATAACGCTTTGTTTGCCACCAGCTATGATACCTCTGCTGATAAATTCCAGAACTACTACAAAGATTTGTCGCAGCGGTTGAAGAACCGCGAGCTTGACGTCGTTATTGTGGTCAACATGTTTCTGACGGGCTTCGATGCCACCACATTGAACACACTGTGGGTCGACAAAAATCTGCGCGCGCACGGATTGATACAGGCATACTCCAGGACAAATCGCATCCTCAACTCAGTTAAGACTTACGGCAACATTGTTTCTTTTCGGAATTTAGAAGAAGAAACGAATGACGCGCTTGCGCTTTTCGGTAATAAGGACGCCAAGGGCATCGTATTGCTCAAGCCCTACAGGGACTATTATTCGGAATATCAGAAGAAAATCGCCGAATTGGTCAGTAACTTTGAACTAGGGATGCCGATCATCGGTGAGAATTTGCAGAAACAATTCATCAAACTGTTTGGCTCGATCTTACGACTCAAGAACATTCTCAGATCATTTGACGATTTTGCTGGAAATGAAATACTCAGTGAACGAGATTTTCAAGACTACCAGAGCGTGTATTTGAATCTGTATGCCGAATTCCGCAGCGCTTCCACGGCGGAGAAAGAATCCATCAACGATGATGTAGTGTTTGAAATTGAGCTTATTAAGCAGGTCGAAATCAACGTCGATTACATTCTGATGTTGGTGGAGCGATACATTAAGTCGAAAGGTACTGGTGAAGACAAAGAGATCCTGGCTACCATCGAACGAGCGATCAGTTCCAGTCCGTCGTTGCGTAACAAGAAGGACCTTATTGAAGAGTTTGTCGATTCTCTCACAACGGCGGCCAAAGTTGATGCAGACTGGCTTACGTTCATCAAGGTCAAAAAGGCAGAAGAACTAGATTGCATTATCATCGATGAGAGCCTCAACGCTGAGGAGACAAGGTCATTCGTGGAAAATGCTTTCCGCGATGGGGCAATACCGACCAGCGGCACAGCAATTACTAAGATCATGCCGCCTGTCTCAAGATTTTCCAAAGACAGCGGTCATTCGACGAAGAAACAAACGGTCTTGGACAAATTGTCGAGGTTCTTTGAACGCTACTTCGGGCTTTCCTAAGGCGCGCAGGCAAAGGTCTCAACGACGGTCTTAATCGTTCGTTCAGTCCAGCTCACAGTTTGAGGAGCGAAATGGTTTCAGGTCGCGGCGAGCCTTCGGTAAAAAACATCGCATTGTGCTTTGGCATAGTTTTGAGGCGATCAGTGATGCGACTGACCATGTCGGTCGGCGCGACATTCTTCGCTGCAATTCGTGCGTCTGTATCCGTTAGGCGAAGGAGCAGATAGTTGGACACGGCAGCGAACAGAGAGCTGCTAAAGTCTTTGACTTCCTGTGATGCAACTAAAAGCGAAATGCCATATTTTCTGCATTCTTTGCCCATACGTCCCAAGAGGCTCAGTTTTGATGCTTTGTGTGCTTCGTCGAAGATAACCGCATCGCAAATTCGATTGCGTACTCCCCTTATGAACATTTCTTGATAGATGTTATACAGAACGAATGAGGCAAATGCTTTTTGGAGGGACTCGTTGCTAGTTTGGTGTAACCGAACTATCTTGAGACCGTCCTGGGTTAGGGCGCTTCGCATCTCACCAGAGCTTGCGAAGAATCCGTAATCATTCAGCTCAGCCAACCGCGCCATCAGCCCGGGATTAACGCGTTCTTGCGAATTCAGAATGTCGAAAAACCGCTGGAACGCGGGTATTGCTCTTTGTTCTTGATTCGTATGCTCGGACCCCCACCCAAGTTCCAAATAGCTTTGCTTAATCGATTCGCGAATGCGCTCGGTCTGTAGGTCTCCAAGCTCTGAGAAAATTGCAGAGAAGATATCCCGGAGCATTCCTGCATTATCCAAGTATGCAAGCGGGTTCTCAGTCACGATCCGCAATGGATTGAATCCTAACCCACGATAATCAATGAACGAAATGTTGTCACCGCCCACGATATCAGTGATCCGTTGATCAAAGTCATCATGATAGGAAAAGACAACCGGATTTATCCCGGCTTGCAATAACTGCTTAGTGATCGTAATCAGCGTCGTAGTTTTTCCCATACCGGGCAGTCCGACGATCATCAGATGTGGATTGTTGGAAATAGACGGACGCCAGATGACCTCTTCTCCGCTCGTTAGACTTGTCCCGAGAATTATCTCGCCCACGGGAATTTTGGACTCAATTTGCCCACTCGGCGGTTCGGCAACTGCGACAGAACCTGGACTGGGTGGGTTTTCCTGCTGACTATCTATGGGTTCGACGGGATCAGACTGCAGCTCATTAAGCTGTTCTGGATTTGGGGTGACTGCTGGGAGTCGTGGAGAATGTACGGGTTCATCACGCAGATCGTGAGTGAGATCTTTGGAAGGTTGTGGGCGCGGCTTGCCATGGTCCGGCATTTGCGCCGGCCCGAAAAGATGTATGTCGACTTGTTCGCTGAACGGTATCATTTCAGGTGCGTCACCGGGAAATTCTGGGCAGAAGATGAATCCTTTGTCCGGCAATAGATTGACTTGATACTTGTTAGCTTGAGAGATGAATTTGTCTATTTCCTTTAACAGTCGTAAAAACACATCCTCTTTCAGATAGTGTCGTCGCGCTTTTTCAGCATAGAATCGCAGGATCTTTCCGACCATACTCCGCCGTATGCTCGCTTCTGATGGTGTCAGTGAGTCGGAAAGGAAGAACGTTTCCCAATGCGTTCTAGTGTTTGTCAGTTGAGAGTGAATCGAGTTCAACAAATCTTCTGTTCGTGCCATTCGCAAATGACGTCTATATTTGACTTCCA includes:
- a CDS encoding type I restriction endonuclease subunit R — protein: MSENQKPSRYEPIALSSESTVVAEFVRENKVREESYQTEAELESNFLKRLQIQAYDYLRIKSEADLIANLRRQLEALNKIEFSESEWQRFFSEKIAGANDGIVEKTTRIQEDHIQLLKRDDGTTKNIYLIDKQSIHNNRLQVINQYEVEGMRSNRYDVTILVNGLPMIHVELKRRGVEIREAFNQINRYQRDSFWAGSGLFEYVQLFVISNGTLTKYYSNTVREGHLAEQRNKRNRKKTSNSFSFTSWWADAKNKPITELTDFTKTFFAKHTLLNILTKYCVFDVDRKLLVMRPYQIVAAESILQRIVTATNHRQLGTISAGGYIWHTTGSGKTLTSFKAAQLARALAEIDKVLFVVDRKDLDYQTMREYERFQKGAANSNTSTAVLQQQLEDPASRIIITTIQKLSRFVAKNKKHSVYNSHVVVIFDECHRSQFGDMHTEITKVFNRYHLFGFTGTPIFAANAGSGGNPQRRTTEQAFGDKLHTYTIVDAINDKNVLPFRIDYINTIRTAANVRDKKVSAIDKERALLAKKRITQIVGYIREHFDQKTKRGGNTVYQHGIVTNVEEVIASRNKIEEIRRSQRVSGFNSIFATASIDAAKRYYAEFTSQQQDIPIAQKLKIGLIYSFAVNDDDEDGLLGEEEFETEGLDQSSRDFLEAAIKDYNALFATSYDTSADKFQNYYKDLSQRLKNRELDVVIVVNMFLTGFDATTLNTLWVDKNLRAHGLIQAYSRTNRILNSVKTYGNIVSFRNLEEETNDALALFGNKDAKGIVLLKPYRDYYSEYQKKIAELVSNFELGMPIIGENLQKQFIKLFGSILRLKNILRSFDDFAGNEILSERDFQDYQSVYLNLYAEFRSASTAEKESINDDVVFEIELIKQVEINVDYILMLVERYIKSKGTGEDKEILATIERAISSSPSLRNKKDLIEEFVDSLTTAAKVDADWLTFIKVKKAEELDCIIIDESLNAEETRSFVENAFRDGAIPTSGTAITKIMPPVSRFSKDSGHSTKKQTVLDKLSRFFERYFGLS